In one window of Rhizobium glycinendophyticum DNA:
- a CDS encoding 2-dehydro-3-deoxygalactonokinase, which translates to MTTKPFAALVDWGTSNLRLWLTDSQGGVLAERQSAEGMGNLDRSAYPAILEGHLSALGAESDLPAVIAGMAGARTGWREAPYVETPAPLIGLFQHAVIPDGVTRPVYILPGVCQRENGRYDVMRGEETQLAGALEQGLDNALFCLPGTHSKWAMVEDGHIRRFSTVMTGELFHLISRQSILRLSVPEDADAEADPDIFNAAVDAALAPNFALTSTLFSIRAESLLSQGTKINAAARLSGLLIGAEIAAIQSDLRRYGKAYLIGTGKLTRLYARAIARAGGEAVMLDGGLLVRRGLLASAFSLFDHEFKE; encoded by the coding sequence GTGACTACAAAGCCGTTTGCCGCCCTGGTCGACTGGGGCACCAGCAATCTCCGCCTCTGGCTGACTGACAGCCAGGGCGGGGTCCTCGCCGAGCGGCAATCGGCAGAAGGCATGGGCAACCTCGATCGCTCGGCCTATCCCGCTATTCTTGAGGGCCATTTGTCGGCCCTTGGGGCAGAATCTGACTTGCCTGCGGTCATCGCCGGAATGGCCGGGGCTCGGACGGGTTGGCGCGAGGCACCTTATGTGGAAACGCCTGCGCCGCTCATTGGCCTCTTTCAGCACGCCGTGATCCCGGATGGCGTTACGCGTCCCGTCTACATCCTGCCGGGCGTTTGCCAACGCGAGAACGGCCGCTATGACGTTATGCGGGGCGAGGAGACGCAGCTTGCCGGCGCTCTAGAACAGGGCCTCGACAACGCGTTGTTTTGCCTGCCGGGCACTCATTCCAAGTGGGCAATGGTAGAAGACGGGCACATTCGCCGTTTCTCCACAGTCATGACGGGTGAGTTGTTCCATCTGATCAGCCGGCAGTCGATCTTGCGGCTGTCAGTTCCGGAAGATGCGGACGCAGAAGCGGATCCGGACATTTTCAACGCGGCAGTGGACGCTGCTCTCGCGCCAAACTTTGCCTTGACCTCCACGCTTTTCTCCATCCGCGCCGAAAGTCTTCTGTCCCAAGGGACGAAGATCAATGCCGCCGCCCGCCTCTCCGGACTTCTGATCGGCGCAGAAATTGCCGCCATCCAGTCGGATCTGAGACGCTACGGCAAGGCCTACCTGATCGGGACGGGCAAGCTGACGCGTCTTTATGCGCGCGCCATTGCCAGAGCCGGCGGGGAAGCGGTCATGCTCGATGGCGGGCTGCTGGTCCGTCGCGGCCTGCTCGCTAGCGCTTTTTCATTGTTCGACCACGAATTCAAGGAATGA
- a CDS encoding 2-dehydro-3-deoxy-6-phosphogalactonate aldolase — protein sequence MTSTVAWPSLRRNLVAILRGIKPEEIEAAVDALVNAGFEAIEVPLNSPEPFVSIEKARKLAPANVLIGAGTVLEVAQVDRLNDVGGNLLVTPNVEPDVIRRAVGHGMVTMPGVFTATEALLAAKSGAAALKFFPASALGPGGISAVKAILPANLLVGAVGGVSENNFADYWKVGVRAFGLGTSLYRPGDSASSIGEKALKAAAAYDALKA from the coding sequence ATGACCTCCACCGTCGCCTGGCCGTCCCTCCGCCGCAATCTGGTGGCGATCCTGCGTGGCATCAAGCCCGAAGAGATCGAGGCTGCCGTGGACGCTCTTGTCAACGCTGGTTTCGAGGCGATCGAGGTCCCGTTGAACTCTCCGGAACCCTTCGTCTCGATCGAGAAGGCGCGGAAGCTGGCGCCCGCCAATGTTCTGATCGGCGCAGGCACCGTCCTGGAAGTCGCTCAGGTGGACCGCCTCAATGATGTTGGTGGCAACTTGCTGGTGACGCCGAATGTGGAGCCTGATGTGATCCGTCGCGCTGTCGGCCACGGGATGGTCACCATGCCCGGCGTCTTCACGGCAACGGAAGCGCTTCTAGCCGCGAAAAGCGGTGCGGCCGCGCTAAAATTCTTCCCGGCGAGCGCACTGGGTCCGGGTGGCATTTCCGCAGTCAAGGCTATTCTGCCGGCTAACCTGCTGGTTGGCGCTGTGGGCGGTGTCTCGGAGAATAACTTCGCCGACTACTGGAAAGTGGGTGTTCGCGCTTTTGGCTTGGGCACCAGCCTTTACAGGCCAGGTGATTCGGCATCGTCGATCGGCGAAAAGGCCTTGAAGGCCGCCGCTGCCTACGATGCGTTGAAGGCCTAA
- a CDS encoding DUF1223 domain-containing protein: protein MLQVTMQAVSKRQCINRAAKSAVAMALALLPFQAFADSFVQPKGVIELFTSQGCRSCPPADRAFEQLVRQGNIVALSYHVDYWNYLGWADTLGTPENTERQYAYAKTFGRSGVYTPQAVLNGRDHLKGTDATEINRRLEGMRSSGKGLVVPVKARQNGDQLAISVGSGIGKANVVVVYFREHQTVEMLKGENVGKSMDYWHSVTDVQTVGLWNGEPLDITLPARAISSDKSDGCAVLLQGADEEGNPSGIVGATVMMGRHNSLWLRKF, encoded by the coding sequence ATGCTGCAGGTGACCATGCAAGCCGTTTCCAAACGCCAGTGCATCAATCGGGCCGCCAAATCTGCAGTGGCGATGGCGTTGGCGCTTCTGCCCTTTCAGGCCTTTGCCGATAGCTTCGTACAGCCGAAGGGCGTTATCGAACTCTTCACCTCGCAAGGCTGCCGGTCGTGCCCTCCTGCAGATCGCGCCTTCGAGCAACTGGTGCGTCAGGGTAATATCGTCGCGCTTTCCTATCACGTCGACTATTGGAATTATCTCGGATGGGCGGACACTTTGGGCACGCCGGAAAATACCGAGCGGCAATATGCCTATGCCAAAACATTCGGTCGTAGTGGCGTCTACACGCCGCAAGCCGTGCTGAACGGCCGCGATCATCTGAAAGGTACGGATGCGACCGAGATCAACCGTCGCCTTGAGGGGATGCGCAGCAGTGGCAAAGGTCTCGTGGTTCCGGTGAAGGCCAGGCAAAACGGGGATCAACTGGCCATCTCGGTCGGCAGCGGTATCGGCAAGGCCAATGTCGTGGTGGTGTATTTTCGCGAACATCAGACGGTGGAAATGCTCAAGGGCGAAAATGTCGGTAAGAGCATGGATTACTGGCACAGTGTCACTGACGTTCAGACAGTGGGTCTCTGGAACGGCGAGCCGCTCGATATAACTCTTCCGGCGCGGGCGATCAGTTCGGACAAAAGTGATGGATGTGCTGTTCTACTGCAAGGCGCGGACGAAGAGGGCAACCCATCGGGTATTGTCGGCGCAACCGTCATGATGGGACGGCACAACAGTCTCTGGTTGAGGAAATTCTAG
- the acnA gene encoding aconitate hydratase AcnA, producing MAKSLDSFNCRSVLTVDGKDYVYYSIPKAEANGLAGVSKLPYSMKVLLENLLRNEDGRSVTKKDIQAVAEWLVNKGLTEAEIAYRPARVLMQDFTGVPAVVDLAAMRDAMVNLGGDPEKINPLVPVDLVIDHSVIVDEFGTPTAFARNVELEYERNGERYRFLKWGQQAFKNFRVVPPGTGICHQVNLEYLGQTVWTKDEDGETTAYPDTCVGTDSHTTMINGLGVLGWGVGGIEAEAAMLGQPVSMLLPEVIGFKLTGKVKEGVTATDLVLTVVQMLRKKGVVSKFVEFFGSGLDSMSLADRATIGNMGPEYGATCGFFPVDGETINYLTMSGRTKDRIALVEAYSKAQGMWRDGDGSDLVFTDTLELDLGDVVPSMAGPKRPEGRLPLETIAPNFATALEGDYKKPGQLTNRYAVEGTDFDLGHGDVAIAAITSCTNTSNPSVLIAAGLLARNAVAKGLKTKPWVKTSLAPGSQVVGEYLAKSGLQTSLDALGFNLVGFGCTTCIGNSGPLPAPISKTINDKGLITAGVLSGNRNFEGRISPDVQANYLASPPLVVAYALAGTVQKDLTTEPLGEDQNGNPVYLKDIWPTSHEIQEFILKYVTRELYESKYADVFKGDENWQAVQVPAGQTYAWDDKSTYVQNPPYFVGMGKTGSGLKNINGARVLGLFGDKITTDHISPAGSIKAASPAGAYLTGNGVAVADFNQYGTRRGNHEVMMRGTFANIRIRNHMLGPNGKEGGYTVHYPSKEELSIYDAAMMYKQEGVPLVIFAGVEYGNGSSRDWAAKGTNLLGVKAVIAQSFERIHRSNLVGMGVVPFTFEEGTTWASLNLKGDEVVTIEGLEGDIKPREKKIAKITYSDGTVKEVPLLCRIDTLDEVTYMNNGGILQTVLRDLAA from the coding sequence GTGGCTAAATCTCTCGACAGCTTCAATTGCCGGTCGGTTCTGACCGTCGACGGCAAAGACTACGTCTATTACAGCATTCCGAAAGCCGAAGCGAATGGCCTGGCGGGGGTCTCGAAACTTCCCTACTCGATGAAGGTCCTGCTGGAGAATCTTCTCCGCAACGAGGATGGCCGCTCGGTCACCAAGAAGGACATTCAAGCTGTTGCCGAATGGCTCGTCAACAAGGGTCTGACCGAAGCGGAAATCGCTTACCGCCCGGCTCGCGTTCTGATGCAGGACTTCACCGGCGTTCCCGCCGTCGTTGACCTTGCTGCCATGCGCGACGCCATGGTCAATCTCGGTGGTGATCCGGAAAAGATCAACCCGCTGGTTCCCGTCGACCTGGTTATCGACCACTCTGTTATCGTCGACGAATTCGGCACGCCAACGGCCTTTGCCCGAAATGTCGAGCTTGAATACGAGCGCAACGGCGAGCGCTATCGCTTCCTAAAGTGGGGCCAGCAGGCATTCAAGAACTTCCGGGTCGTGCCGCCCGGCACCGGCATCTGTCACCAGGTCAATCTGGAATACCTCGGCCAGACCGTCTGGACCAAGGATGAGGATGGCGAAACCACGGCTTATCCAGACACCTGCGTCGGCACCGACAGCCATACCACGATGATCAACGGTCTCGGCGTTCTCGGCTGGGGCGTTGGCGGTATCGAAGCCGAAGCCGCTATGCTCGGCCAGCCGGTCTCCATGCTGCTGCCCGAAGTCATCGGCTTCAAGCTCACCGGCAAGGTGAAGGAAGGCGTCACCGCGACCGACCTCGTGCTCACCGTCGTGCAGATGCTGCGCAAGAAGGGCGTTGTCTCGAAGTTCGTCGAATTCTTCGGCTCCGGCCTTGATTCGATGTCGCTCGCAGACCGTGCAACCATCGGCAACATGGGCCCGGAATACGGCGCGACCTGCGGCTTTTTCCCTGTTGATGGCGAAACCATCAATTATCTGACCATGTCGGGCCGCACAAAGGACCGCATCGCCCTCGTTGAAGCCTATTCCAAGGCGCAGGGCATGTGGCGCGACGGCGATGGCTCGGACCTCGTCTTCACCGACACGCTCGAACTCGATCTCGGTGACGTCGTGCCGTCAATGGCCGGCCCGAAGCGTCCGGAAGGGCGCCTGCCGCTCGAAACCATTGCGCCGAACTTCGCAACGGCTCTTGAAGGCGACTACAAGAAGCCTGGTCAGTTGACCAACCGTTATGCGGTGGAAGGCACGGATTTCGATCTGGGTCATGGCGATGTGGCGATTGCCGCTATTACCTCCTGCACCAACACCTCGAACCCGAGCGTTCTGATTGCCGCTGGTCTGCTCGCTCGAAACGCTGTTGCCAAAGGCCTGAAGACGAAGCCGTGGGTGAAGACGTCGCTAGCACCTGGATCCCAGGTTGTTGGCGAATATCTCGCCAAGTCGGGCCTGCAGACTTCGCTGGATGCGCTGGGCTTCAACCTCGTCGGCTTTGGCTGCACCACCTGCATCGGCAATTCCGGACCGCTGCCGGCGCCGATTTCCAAGACCATCAACGACAAGGGCCTGATCACGGCCGGCGTGCTCTCGGGCAACCGCAACTTTGAAGGTCGTATCTCTCCGGACGTGCAGGCAAACTACCTGGCATCGCCGCCGCTGGTCGTTGCCTATGCGCTTGCCGGTACCGTGCAGAAGGATCTTACCACTGAGCCGCTCGGTGAAGACCAGAACGGCAACCCGGTCTACTTGAAGGATATCTGGCCGACTTCGCACGAGATCCAGGAATTCATCCTGAAATACGTTACCCGCGAACTCTACGAATCTAAGTACGCAGACGTGTTCAAGGGCGACGAGAACTGGCAGGCCGTTCAGGTCCCCGCAGGCCAGACCTATGCCTGGGATGACAAGTCGACCTATGTGCAGAACCCGCCCTACTTCGTCGGCATGGGCAAGACAGGCTCGGGCCTGAAGAACATCAACGGCGCCCGCGTCCTCGGTCTCTTCGGCGACAAGATCACCACCGACCACATTTCTCCGGCTGGTTCGATCAAGGCGGCTTCCCCGGCTGGCGCTTATCTGACAGGCAATGGCGTCGCAGTGGCGGATTTCAACCAGTACGGCACACGCCGTGGTAACCACGAAGTCATGATGCGCGGCACCTTCGCCAACATCCGCATCCGCAACCACATGCTCGGCCCGAACGGCAAGGAAGGTGGCTACACCGTCCACTATCCGTCGAAGGAAGAGCTGTCGATCTACGATGCGGCGATGATGTACAAACAAGAGGGCGTTCCGCTCGTCATCTTTGCAGGCGTCGAATACGGCAACGGCTCGTCGCGTGACTGGGCTGCCAAGGGCACCAACCTGCTCGGCGTCAAGGCAGTCATCGCACAATCCTTCGAGCGTATTCACCGCTCGAATCTCGTCGGCATGGGCGTCGTGCCCTTCACCTTCGAGGAAGGCACGACCTGGGCTTCGCTGAACCTCAAGGGCGACGAGGTCGTCACGATCGAGGGTTTGGAAGGGGATATCAAGCCGCGCGAGAAGAAGATCGCGAAGATCACCTACTCCGACGGCACCGTGAAGGAGGTACCGCTGCTCTGCCGCATCGATACGCTCGACGAAGTGACCTACATGAACAATGGCGGCATTCTGCAGACTGTTCTGCGCGACCTCGCTGCCTGA
- the ccmA gene encoding heme ABC exporter ATP-binding protein CcmA, with protein sequence MRLVADALSARRGEDLIFTNISFTLAAGEALVLTGRNGSGKSTLLRVIAGLLLPEAGEARCHVVGEEGVRPAREFSHYLGHRNGMKRELTVLENLQFWKQYLGDVGQGLSLSIQDAASAVDLAGILHLPYGYLSAGQQRRFAMARLLVANRPIWILDEPTAALDSRADRMFEDLVRQHRRSGGIVLAATHQPLGMEGAQTLEMKGFEFHDLEPLA encoded by the coding sequence ATCAGGCTGGTCGCCGATGCTCTGTCTGCCCGAAGGGGCGAAGATCTGATTTTTACTAATATTTCCTTTACCTTGGCAGCAGGAGAGGCGCTTGTTCTGACGGGACGAAACGGCTCGGGAAAATCGACTTTGCTGCGCGTTATCGCCGGCCTTTTGTTGCCGGAAGCGGGCGAAGCCCGGTGTCACGTGGTAGGTGAGGAAGGGGTAAGACCCGCCCGCGAATTCAGTCATTATCTCGGTCACCGCAACGGGATGAAGCGCGAACTGACGGTTCTGGAAAACCTGCAATTCTGGAAACAATATCTCGGCGACGTCGGCCAGGGTCTGAGCCTGAGCATTCAGGACGCCGCCTCGGCCGTCGACCTCGCTGGAATTCTGCACCTCCCTTATGGATATCTCTCGGCCGGTCAGCAACGCCGATTCGCGATGGCACGACTGCTGGTCGCAAACCGTCCGATCTGGATATTGGACGAGCCGACAGCGGCACTCGACAGCCGGGCCGACCGCATGTTCGAGGACCTCGTTCGGCAACACCGAAGGTCAGGCGGCATCGTCCTTGCCGCCACCCACCAGCCGCTCGGCATGGAGGGTGCCCAGACGCTGGAAATGAAGGGCTTCGAGTTCCACGATCTGGAGCCGCTGGCATGA
- the ccmB gene encoding heme exporter protein CcmB: MMALFLRDLKLSVRSGGGALIGVLFFMTVVAVIPFGVGPDLNLLARIGPAIVWIGALLSALLGLDRLFQAERDDGSLDILLMQETPLVLTVLVKCLAHWVATGLPLVIASPLLGLFMNMDEVAIGAVMLTLLVGSPAITFIGAAGAAVAVALPRGGLLVSILVLPLAIPVLIFGVSASYAAVEDPAPFLPPFLFLAAITLFFAVIGPVAAAAALRNAAD, from the coding sequence ATGATGGCGCTTTTCCTTCGCGACCTCAAGCTATCGGTGCGTTCCGGCGGCGGTGCCTTGATCGGGGTCCTGTTCTTCATGACGGTGGTCGCCGTCATACCGTTCGGCGTTGGCCCCGATCTCAATCTGCTGGCGCGTATCGGCCCCGCCATCGTCTGGATCGGCGCCCTGCTCTCCGCCCTTCTTGGTCTCGATCGTCTGTTTCAGGCCGAGCGCGACGATGGCTCTCTGGACATCCTTCTGATGCAGGAGACGCCGCTCGTTCTGACGGTCCTCGTCAAGTGTCTGGCTCACTGGGTTGCGACAGGTTTGCCACTCGTCATTGCCTCGCCTCTGCTTGGCCTGTTCATGAACATGGATGAGGTGGCAATCGGGGCGGTCATGCTGACATTGCTCGTCGGCTCGCCTGCAATCACCTTCATTGGCGCAGCAGGTGCTGCGGTGGCCGTGGCCCTCCCCCGAGGTGGTTTGCTTGTGTCCATTCTGGTCTTGCCGCTCGCCATCCCCGTTCTCATCTTCGGCGTCAGCGCATCCTATGCGGCGGTCGAGGATCCGGCACCCTTCCTGCCGCCCTTCCTCTTCCTCGCCGCCATCACGCTTTTCTTTGCTGTGATCGGCCCCGTTGCGGCAGCGGCCGCGCTTCGCAATGCCGCGGATTAA
- a CDS encoding heme ABC transporter permease, whose protein sequence is MTDSSLAFSKIGDLANPTRFLALVARILPWLAGVTLVLFAIGLVMSFTTEGDYQQGDTVRIMYVHVPAAWLSMMCYSVMALSAIGTLVWRHPLADVSHKAAAPLGAGFTLIALVTGSLWGKPMWGTWWVWDARLTSVFVLFLMYLGLIAFNRAMDDPSRAARVSSVLILIGFVNIPIIKFSVDWWNTLHQPASVMRLDGPTIDPEFLWPLLVMAIAFTCLFFTLHLMAMRNEIWRRRVTAQRRMAARQANREQAA, encoded by the coding sequence ATGACCGACAGCAGCCTTGCCTTCTCCAAGATCGGCGACCTCGCCAACCCGACACGCTTCCTGGCGCTTGTAGCCCGGATCCTACCGTGGCTGGCCGGCGTGACGCTCGTGCTCTTCGCGATCGGCCTCGTCATGAGCTTTACGACCGAAGGGGATTATCAGCAGGGTGACACGGTCCGGATCATGTATGTGCACGTGCCTGCGGCATGGCTCTCGATGATGTGTTATTCCGTGATGGCGCTGTCTGCGATCGGCACGCTGGTCTGGCGCCATCCCTTGGCGGATGTCAGCCACAAGGCGGCAGCACCGCTCGGCGCCGGATTCACCTTGATCGCGCTCGTGACAGGGTCACTCTGGGGTAAGCCCATGTGGGGAACCTGGTGGGTCTGGGATGCCCGCCTGACCTCCGTCTTCGTGCTCTTCCTGATGTATCTCGGCCTGATCGCCTTCAACCGCGCCATGGATGACCCGTCTCGTGCGGCGCGCGTCAGCTCGGTGCTGATCCTTATCGGCTTCGTCAACATCCCGATCATCAAGTTTTCGGTCGACTGGTGGAATACGCTGCACCAACCGGCAAGCGTCATGCGTCTTGATGGCCCGACCATCGATCCTGAATTCCTCTGGCCGCTTCTGGTCATGGCAATCGCCTTTACCTGTCTGTTCTTCACTCTGCATCTGATGGCCATGCGCAACGAGATCTGGCGCCGCCGCGTCACCGCCCAGCGTCGCATGGCCGCCCGCCAGGCCAACCGGGAGCAAGCGGCATGA
- the ccmD gene encoding heme exporter protein CcmD produces MSHAFYVFGSYGLAAGICLGLTLWTYLDGRARQAELKLLEAQGIRRRSQATAPQDPAA; encoded by the coding sequence ATGAGCCACGCCTTCTATGTCTTTGGATCCTACGGTCTCGCCGCCGGCATCTGCCTCGGGCTGACGCTGTGGACCTATCTCGACGGTCGAGCACGCCAGGCAGAACTCAAGCTTCTTGAAGCCCAGGGAATACGCAGAAGGTCACAGGCGACAGCGCCGCAGGACCCTGCCGCATGA
- a CDS encoding DsbE family thiol:disulfide interchange protein has translation MTSSENTPKPAAKGRMRYVIAALPLLVFAALAIAFATQLESGRDVSEIPSALLGTKAPALELAALEGSDRPALNTAAIAGKLTLVNVFASWCVPCREEHPLLLALSKDPRITLVGINYKDRNDNALRFLGELGNPFQAIGVDPNGKAAIDWGVYGIPESYLVAPDGTILFKKVGPFDQQSIDTQLMPAVEKALAGS, from the coding sequence ATGACATCGTCCGAAAACACTCCGAAGCCCGCCGCGAAAGGCCGGATGCGCTACGTCATCGCAGCGCTCCCACTGCTGGTTTTCGCGGCACTGGCGATCGCGTTCGCCACTCAGCTCGAATCCGGACGCGACGTCTCGGAAATCCCGTCTGCGCTCCTCGGCACGAAGGCACCCGCTCTCGAACTCGCGGCACTTGAGGGGTCCGACCGGCCCGCACTCAACACTGCGGCCATTGCCGGCAAACTGACGCTCGTCAATGTCTTCGCCTCGTGGTGCGTCCCCTGCCGGGAAGAGCACCCCCTGCTCCTCGCCCTGTCGAAGGATCCGCGCATTACCCTTGTGGGCATCAACTACAAGGACCGCAACGACAACGCGCTGCGCTTCCTCGGAGAACTCGGTAACCCCTTTCAAGCCATCGGTGTAGATCCCAATGGCAAGGCTGCCATTGACTGGGGCGTCTACGGCATTCCGGAAAGCTATCTGGTCGCCCCGGATGGCACGATTCTGTTCAAGAAGGTCGGTCCTTTCGATCAGCAGTCGATCGACACGCAGTTGATGCCAGCGGTCGAGAAGGCCTTGGCCGGCTCCTGA
- a CDS encoding DUF2585 domain-containing protein, translating to MTAMTSQTDNHFSTRFWLVVTALIILVQVLSQYLMGRIWICECGYVKLFEAGVNTPGNSQHLFDWYTPSHIIHGFLFYGLGWLILRRKPVAARLALSALIEAGWEILENSPIVIDRYRTATMAIGYTGDSILNSGIDMVSMIAGFFFAARAPVWLTIAIAIGFEILTALVIRDNLTLNVLMLVWPIEAVKVWQGGV from the coding sequence ATGACCGCGATGACCAGCCAGACGGATAACCATTTTTCAACCCGTTTCTGGCTGGTGGTGACCGCGCTCATCATTCTGGTTCAGGTGCTGTCGCAGTACCTGATGGGCCGCATCTGGATTTGCGAGTGTGGCTATGTGAAGCTGTTCGAGGCCGGCGTGAATACACCTGGGAACTCTCAGCACTTGTTTGACTGGTACACGCCCTCGCACATCATTCACGGCTTTCTCTTTTATGGCCTTGGCTGGTTGATCCTGCGGCGCAAGCCGGTTGCGGCTCGGCTCGCGCTCTCCGCTCTGATCGAAGCGGGTTGGGAGATCCTGGAAAACTCGCCGATCGTGATAGATCGCTATCGTACCGCCACCATGGCCATCGGCTACACGGGTGACAGTATCCTGAATTCAGGGATCGATATGGTATCGATGATTGCCGGCTTTTTCTTTGCGGCCCGAGCGCCGGTGTGGCTCACCATTGCCATCGCCATTGGCTTCGAGATCCTGACCGCGCTGGTCATCAGGGACAACCTGACCCTCAACGTCCTGATGCTGGTCTGGCCCATTGAGGCGGTCAAGGTGTGGCAAGGCGGGGTGTGA
- a CDS encoding septation protein A codes for MSDASTDTHASKADKQHPLLKMALELGPLMVFFFGNLRGEWLSRTFPELTAIGGPLLIATALFMAATVISLLVSKIVFKHLPVMPLVSGVVVMVFGGLSIWLQDETFIKMKPTIVNTLFGVVLLGGLAFGTSLLGYVFNAAFQLDAEGWKKLTLRWGVFFLFLAVLNEVVWRNFSDDVWVSFKVWGTMPITILFTLAQMPLIMKHSLDEKDEK; via the coding sequence ATGTCGGACGCATCGACCGATACCCACGCCTCAAAGGCCGACAAGCAGCATCCGCTGTTGAAGATGGCGCTGGAACTCGGCCCGTTGATGGTGTTTTTCTTCGGCAATCTACGTGGGGAATGGCTGTCGCGGACATTTCCTGAACTGACTGCCATAGGGGGCCCGCTGTTGATCGCAACCGCCCTCTTCATGGCCGCGACGGTGATCTCGCTTCTGGTTTCGAAGATCGTCTTCAAGCATCTGCCTGTGATGCCGCTGGTTTCGGGTGTGGTCGTGATGGTTTTCGGTGGCCTTTCCATCTGGCTGCAGGACGAGACCTTCATCAAGATGAAGCCGACAATCGTCAACACGCTGTTCGGCGTCGTCCTTCTCGGCGGCCTCGCCTTCGGCACCTCGCTGCTCGGTTATGTCTTCAACGCGGCATTCCAACTTGATGCAGAAGGCTGGAAGAAGCTGACCCTGCGCTGGGGTGTCTTTTTCCTGTTTCTTGCCGTTCTCAACGAAGTGGTCTGGCGCAATTTTTCCGACGATGTCTGGGTGAGCTTCAAGGTCTGGGGCACTATGCCGATCACCATCCTATTCACACTTGCGCAGATGCCGCTGATCATGAAGCACTCCCTGGACGAGAAGGACGAGAAATGA
- the ftsY gene encoding signal recognition particle-docking protein FtsY, whose translation MALGFIKKVFTFGKEKPAETPTVPAELTAEEEVAISAESEPKDRFEDLPLAEDPVLVEEMETAGGPSDDLSPEDLSMVPLELLEAEAEEEKAEAESATADEPEAENEAVSDLALGPVVPLLPKGFATAEARAPEPEAAAPAEKLSWFQRLKAGLFRTSSQLTGQISALFTKRKLDDETLEELEDLLIQADLGVETALRVTDTLASERYGKDVTGDDVTKIMATEIVKVLKPVAKPLALDLSHKPHVILVVGVNGTGKTTTIGKLAAKLSGSGLKVMLAAGDTFRAAAIEQLKIWADRTGSTFIGTKLGADAAGLAYEAFEKAKADKADVLIIDTAGRLQNKAELMAELEKIVRVLGKLDPDAPHTVLQTLDATTGQNALQQVEIFRNIAGVNGLIMTKLDGTARGGILVAIAAKHKLPVYFIGVGEGIDDLEPFEAEDFASAIAGIAR comes from the coding sequence ATGGCCCTCGGCTTCATCAAGAAAGTCTTCACCTTCGGCAAGGAGAAGCCCGCAGAAACGCCGACGGTGCCGGCGGAGTTGACGGCCGAGGAAGAGGTGGCGATTTCGGCGGAAAGCGAGCCGAAGGATCGCTTCGAAGACCTGCCTCTGGCCGAAGATCCGGTTCTCGTGGAGGAGATGGAAACGGCCGGCGGTCCATCCGACGATCTGTCACCTGAAGATCTCTCGATGGTGCCGCTCGAACTGCTCGAGGCGGAAGCCGAGGAAGAGAAGGCCGAAGCTGAGTCCGCGACCGCCGACGAGCCGGAAGCAGAAAATGAAGCCGTCTCGGATTTAGCCTTAGGGCCCGTGGTCCCCTTGCTGCCCAAGGGTTTCGCCACCGCTGAGGCGAGAGCGCCGGAGCCCGAGGCCGCTGCCCCGGCCGAAAAGCTGAGCTGGTTCCAGCGCCTGAAGGCCGGCCTATTTCGCACCTCCTCGCAACTGACCGGCCAGATCTCCGCTCTCTTCACCAAGCGCAAGCTGGACGACGAGACGCTGGAGGAGCTGGAAGACCTGCTGATCCAGGCCGACCTCGGCGTCGAAACGGCGCTGCGCGTCACGGACACGCTGGCCTCCGAGCGCTATGGCAAGGATGTGACCGGCGACGACGTCACCAAGATCATGGCGACAGAGATCGTCAAGGTGCTGAAACCGGTCGCCAAGCCACTGGCGCTTGATCTGAGCCACAAGCCGCACGTGATCCTTGTCGTTGGCGTCAACGGCACCGGCAAAACCACGACGATTGGCAAGCTCGCCGCCAAGCTTTCGGGCTCGGGGCTGAAGGTGATGCTCGCGGCCGGCGATACCTTCCGTGCAGCGGCCATCGAGCAGTTGAAGATCTGGGCCGATCGCACCGGTTCGACCTTTATCGGCACCAAGCTCGGCGCCGATGCGGCAGGCTTGGCCTATGAAGCATTCGAAAAAGCCAAGGCCGACAAGGCCGACGTCCTGATCATCGACACCGCCGGTCGCCTGCAAAACAAGGCAGAACTAATGGCGGAACTCGAAAAGATCGTCCGCGTTCTCGGCAAGCTCGATCCGGATGCGCCGCATACCGTGTTGCAGACGCTCGACGCGACGACAGGCCAGAATGCCCTGCAACAGGTCGAGATCTTCCGAAACATTGCGGGGGTCAACGGCCTGATCATGACCAAGCTCGACGGGACGGCGCGTGGCGGTATTCTCGTTGCTATTGCGGCCAAGCACAAACTGCCTGTCTATTTCATCGGTGTCGGCGAGGGGATCGACGATCTGGAGCCTTTCGAGGCGGAAGATTTTGCCAGTGCCATCGCCGGGATCGCGCGCTGA